In Neorhizobium galegae, the following proteins share a genomic window:
- a CDS encoding 2'-5' RNA ligase family protein, translating into MSLRKHAGQPSLPFGEGWLSKPTPPARRKSKLMFVLKPSAPLGLVMHGDAMIHAANENTRDAHPADLLHMSLLCVEQFEEPPMPLIEATKMVAASLKARPVPVTLDSSALFGGKRHLALYRARGNPVVVQFAQMLRRALARHNLPNYWMADTAPHVTLIYGCGRIEPMPIERNYAWIAGEFMLVYSHYGETRHEEFGRWSFDPNAPAYPTRPEQLRMMI; encoded by the coding sequence ATGAGCTTGCGCAAGCACGCTGGCCAGCCTTCGCTCCCCTTTGGCGAAGGCTGGCTTTCGAAACCGACCCCGCCTGCCCGGCGCAAGAGCAAGCTCATGTTCGTGCTCAAGCCGTCGGCTCCCCTCGGTCTCGTCATGCATGGCGACGCAATGATCCACGCCGCGAACGAGAATACCCGCGATGCCCATCCCGCCGATCTTCTCCATATGAGCCTGCTCTGCGTGGAACAGTTCGAAGAACCACCCATGCCGCTTATCGAGGCAACCAAAATGGTCGCAGCCAGCCTCAAGGCGAGACCTGTCCCGGTCACGCTCGACAGCAGCGCCCTGTTCGGAGGCAAGCGTCATCTCGCCCTCTATCGCGCCAGGGGCAATCCGGTGGTCGTCCAGTTCGCGCAGATGCTGCGCCGCGCTCTCGCCCGTCACAACCTTCCGAACTACTGGATGGCGGACACTGCTCCGCATGTAACGCTGATCTATGGCTGCGGGCGCATAGAACCCATGCCCATCGAGCGGAATTATGCCTGGATCGCCGGCGAGTTCATGCTGGTCTACAGCCATTACGGCGAGACGCGGCACGAGGAATTCGGAAGATGGAGCTTCGATCCGAATGCTCCTGCCTATCCGACACGGCCGGAACAGCTCCGCATGATGATCTGA
- a CDS encoding AraC family transcriptional regulator codes for MTAERLHTPPGGGRFVISRLALGLFLVDQERHRIAIGSDKRLHVPLKAGEGWILPAGATGICEYDEALSFLKLEVPENLLTDVGFEHHSDFRPVVGAFDPLLAQLAHQTVSIAGHASALYRETMQLALAAHLAQILAPAQPRLVGIDDRRLHRALDYIHDNLAANLSLQDMAAEAAMSRFHFVRAFTKALGRSPLQYVIHERMELAKLFLKATRLPISSVAARVGYEDVSRFGQHFRRQTGTTPAAFRAN; via the coding sequence TTGACGGCGGAGAGGCTGCATACGCCTCCCGGCGGCGGACGCTTTGTGATATCGCGCCTGGCGCTCGGGCTTTTTCTCGTCGATCAGGAGCGCCACCGGATCGCCATCGGCTCTGACAAACGGCTACATGTGCCGCTGAAAGCCGGCGAAGGCTGGATCCTGCCGGCCGGTGCGACGGGCATCTGCGAATACGACGAGGCGCTGTCTTTCCTGAAGCTCGAAGTGCCCGAAAACCTGCTCACCGATGTGGGCTTCGAACATCATTCGGACTTCCGGCCTGTCGTTGGCGCCTTCGACCCGTTGCTGGCGCAGCTTGCGCATCAGACGGTCTCGATCGCCGGTCATGCGTCGGCGCTCTATCGCGAAACGATGCAATTGGCGCTCGCGGCACACCTCGCCCAGATCCTGGCTCCGGCCCAGCCGAGGCTTGTCGGCATCGACGACCGACGCCTGCACCGCGCACTCGACTACATTCACGACAACCTCGCGGCCAATCTGTCGCTGCAAGACATGGCAGCCGAAGCGGCGATGAGCCGTTTTCATTTCGTGCGGGCATTTACCAAGGCGCTCGGCCGATCGCCGCTTCAATATGTCATTCATGAACGGATGGAGCTGGCGAAACTGTTCCTGAAGGCCACCCGCCTGCCGATCTCCTCCGTGGCCGCCCGCGTCGGTTATGAAGACGTCTCGCGGTTCGGCCAGCATTTCCGTCGCCAGACGGGCACGACGCCCGCTGCCTTCAGAGCCAATTGA
- a CDS encoding methylated-DNA--[protein]-cysteine S-methyltransferase, which translates to MTTHQYLIFQTAAGFCGIAWNEVGITRFQLPTKSADSTEKLLLRRLPEAEPGTPPAEVLEAVDAVKRYFAGEEVDFSKVRLDLEGQDDFFKQIYAAARRIGWGHTTTYGAIAKELGAGPEAARDVGQAMAKNPVALIIPCHRVLAAGGKIGGFSAPGGSTSKTRMLELEGVRLTPPEPAQQSLGF; encoded by the coding sequence ATGACAACGCATCAATACCTGATTTTTCAAACCGCAGCCGGCTTCTGCGGCATCGCCTGGAATGAGGTCGGTATCACTCGTTTCCAACTGCCCACCAAAAGCGCGGATTCGACCGAGAAGCTGTTGCTGCGCCGGCTGCCTGAAGCCGAGCCGGGCACGCCGCCGGCCGAGGTTCTGGAAGCTGTCGACGCCGTGAAGCGTTATTTTGCGGGCGAAGAAGTCGATTTCTCGAAGGTCAGGCTGGATCTCGAAGGTCAGGACGATTTCTTCAAGCAGATTTATGCCGCCGCCCGCCGGATCGGCTGGGGGCACACCACGACCTATGGCGCGATCGCCAAGGAACTCGGTGCCGGTCCTGAGGCCGCTCGCGACGTCGGCCAGGCAATGGCGAAAAACCCCGTGGCGCTGATCATCCCATGCCACCGCGTGCTTGCAGCCGGCGGCAAGATCGGCGGGTTCTCGGCTCCGGGCGGTTCGACTTCGAAGACCCGCATGCTTGAACTCGAAGGCGTGCGCCTGACGCCGCCGGAGCCGGCACAGCAATCCCTGGGGTTCTGA
- a CDS encoding proline iminopeptidase-family hydrolase, producing the protein MEMHVLAIASKEGFLPFRDYRTWYRITGSLDSGKLPLVVAHGGPGCTHDYVDSFKGITEIDGRAVIHYDQIGNGNSTRLPEKGPDFWTPSLFLEELDALLAHLGIQDRYAFLGQSWGGMLGAEHAVRQPKGLKALVIANSPANMHTWVSEANRLREELPEDVQDTLLKHEKAGTITDPEYVAASRIFYDRHVCRVTPWPPEVARTFAIMDEDNTVYRNMNGPTEFHVVGTMKDWTIEDRLHLIDAPTLLISGRYDEATPLVVKPYVDRVKGCEWVLFENSSHMPHVEEKTLCLGKVSEFLSRHA; encoded by the coding sequence ATGGAGATGCACGTGCTCGCAATTGCGTCCAAGGAAGGCTTTCTACCCTTTCGCGACTACCGGACCTGGTATCGCATCACGGGCTCGCTCGATAGCGGCAAGCTGCCGCTGGTCGTTGCCCATGGCGGCCCTGGCTGCACGCATGACTATGTCGACAGCTTCAAGGGCATCACTGAAATCGACGGGCGAGCCGTCATCCATTACGACCAGATCGGCAACGGAAACTCCACCCGCCTGCCGGAAAAGGGCCCGGATTTCTGGACCCCTTCCCTCTTCCTCGAAGAGCTAGACGCGCTTCTCGCCCATCTCGGCATCCAGGATCGTTACGCCTTTCTCGGCCAGTCCTGGGGTGGCATGCTCGGTGCCGAACATGCCGTGCGCCAGCCAAAGGGCCTGAAGGCGCTTGTCATCGCCAATTCGCCAGCCAACATGCACACCTGGGTCTCGGAAGCCAACCGCCTGCGCGAGGAACTGCCGGAGGATGTGCAGGATACGCTGCTGAAGCACGAGAAGGCCGGCACCATCACCGACCCCGAATATGTCGCGGCATCGCGTATCTTCTATGATCGCCATGTCTGCCGAGTGACCCCGTGGCCGCCGGAAGTCGCACGCACCTTCGCAATCATGGACGAGGACAACACCGTCTATCGCAACATGAACGGCCCGACCGAATTCCATGTTGTCGGCACGATGAAGGACTGGACGATCGAGGATCGCCTGCATCTCATCGATGCGCCAACCCTGCTGATTTCCGGAAGATATGACGAGGCGACACCGCTCGTGGTCAAGCCCTATGTCGACAGGGTCAAGGGCTGCGAATGGGTGTTGTTCGAGAACTCGAGCCACATGCCGCATGTCGAGGAGAAGACTCTTTGCCTTGGAAAGGTGTCCGAGTTCCTGTCGCGCCACGCCTGA
- a CDS encoding LuxR family transcriptional regulator — translation MIDEIGTIRSQFTAHETLDGRIDQIFEAMKAIGFEALIYDYTPVPYDLDGAIMIPSLLKLRNISDDMHDYWFNRGYFRIDPVQQVALRTSTPFFWNYDTSADTLIRRFMTEDTAPVARYLSERDMSTGVTVPVHMPRGDYATITGVRFGGNREFEQHALRYIADFNLLAHVFHETAYSLFDAQVFRCGHARLTERERECLRFSAEGLSAKEISRIIERSVPTVVMHLNAAAKKLGARNRTQAVVRATHYRMLEEWPSYNL, via the coding sequence ATGATTGACGAAATCGGCACGATCAGAAGCCAGTTCACGGCGCATGAGACGCTGGATGGACGCATTGACCAGATCTTCGAGGCGATGAAGGCGATCGGCTTCGAGGCGCTGATCTATGATTACACTCCGGTGCCCTACGATCTCGATGGCGCGATCATGATCCCTTCGCTGCTCAAGCTGCGCAACATTTCAGACGACATGCACGATTACTGGTTCAATCGCGGTTATTTCCGCATCGATCCGGTCCAGCAGGTCGCTCTGCGCACCTCCACCCCGTTTTTCTGGAACTATGATACCAGTGCGGACACACTGATCCGCCGCTTCATGACCGAGGACACGGCGCCGGTGGCGCGTTATCTGAGCGAACGGGACATGTCGACCGGCGTCACCGTGCCGGTCCATATGCCGCGCGGCGACTATGCGACCATTACCGGCGTGCGTTTCGGCGGAAACCGGGAATTCGAACAGCACGCGCTGCGCTACATCGCCGATTTCAACCTTCTCGCTCATGTCTTTCACGAGACAGCCTATTCGCTGTTCGACGCACAGGTGTTTCGCTGCGGCCATGCGCGACTGACGGAACGCGAGCGCGAATGCCTGCGCTTCTCCGCCGAAGGGCTTTCGGCCAAAGAAATCTCCCGCATCATCGAGCGGTCGGTCCCGACGGTCGTCATGCATCTCAACGCTGCCGCGAAGAAGCTTGGCGCCAGGAACCGCACGCAGGCCGTTGTGCGAGCAACCCATTACCGCATGCTGGAAGAGTGGCCATCCTATAACTTGTAA
- a CDS encoding proline iminopeptidase-family hydrolase yields MWREIEPDARHEIEVDGHKVVAYSFGDGPETIFCLNGGPGLPCDYLRESHSCLADKGYRVVAFDQLGTGASDRPTDTSLWTIGRYVEETETVRKALGLGRVHMLGHSWGGWLAIDYALTYPENLQTLILEDTVADMPHLISELERLRAALGPETVAMMQKHEAQGTYDHPEYLAAVTILNYRHVCRLSEWPSPVNRSLGDWNMGPYGTMQGPNEFLYIGNLKDWNRIPDLPRMTVPTLITCGEHDELTPACAMKMKLAIPNAEIKVFANASHMPFYENPMDYYPALVDFLARNRAN; encoded by the coding sequence ATGTGGCGTGAGATCGAGCCCGATGCTCGACATGAGATCGAAGTCGATGGCCACAAGGTGGTTGCCTACAGTTTTGGCGATGGGCCCGAGACGATCTTCTGCCTCAATGGCGGACCGGGCCTGCCCTGCGACTATCTGCGGGAGTCTCATTCCTGCCTGGCCGACAAGGGTTACCGCGTCGTTGCCTTCGATCAGCTCGGCACCGGCGCCTCCGATCGTCCGACAGACACCTCGCTCTGGACCATCGGCCGTTATGTCGAGGAAACCGAGACGGTTCGCAAGGCGCTTGGGCTTGGCAGGGTGCATATGCTCGGCCATTCGTGGGGTGGCTGGCTGGCGATCGATTATGCACTGACCTATCCGGAAAACCTGCAGACGCTGATCCTTGAAGATACCGTCGCCGACATGCCGCATCTGATCTCGGAGCTGGAACGGCTGCGCGCGGCCCTCGGGCCTGAAACGGTTGCGATGATGCAGAAACACGAGGCGCAGGGCACTTACGACCACCCTGAATATCTGGCAGCCGTCACCATTCTGAACTACCGCCACGTCTGCCGACTGTCTGAATGGCCTTCCCCGGTCAACCGGTCCCTGGGAGACTGGAACATGGGGCCTTACGGCACGATGCAGGGGCCGAACGAGTTCCTCTATATCGGCAACCTGAAGGACTGGAACCGCATTCCCGACTTGCCGCGCATGACAGTGCCGACGCTGATCACCTGCGGCGAACATGACGAGCTGACGCCGGCCTGCGCGATGAAAATGAAGCTCGCCATCCCGAATGCCGAGATCAAGGTCTTCGCCAATGCCAGCCACATGCCCTTTTACGAAAACCCGATGGATTATTACCCGGCGCTTGTCGATTTCCTCGCCAGAAACAGAGCGAACTGA
- a CDS encoding ABC transporter permease, whose translation MHRYRFVLSRPLQFLPVIFGISIITFILVRLIPGDPARVLLGTRATPSAIANIRAQFGLDEPIWLQYLYFLRNLAHGEMGKSILYKIDVLQLIATRIEPTLALVISSVVLSILIAVPMASIAARNAGRSLDHAVRIISTFGIGFPPFWLGLMLIILFSVKLDLLPVSGYGSTLGEKLSHLVLPSLTIALSLSTVLTRSLRAAMIEQLKSDVSTAARARGMPERVVFWRHVLPNSLVPTINLLAVNTGWLIGGTVVIESVFALPGMGQLLVRAIFSRDYMVVQGVAMVFACATVLVNFLADIATVAADPRVKI comes from the coding sequence ATGCATCGTTATAGGTTCGTTCTCTCAAGGCCGCTGCAATTCCTGCCGGTCATTTTCGGCATCAGCATCATCACCTTCATTCTGGTGCGGCTGATCCCCGGCGATCCGGCGCGCGTTCTTCTCGGTACCCGTGCAACGCCGTCGGCGATCGCCAATATCCGCGCCCAGTTCGGCCTCGACGAGCCGATCTGGCTGCAATATCTCTATTTCCTCCGAAACCTTGCCCATGGCGAGATGGGCAAGTCGATCCTCTACAAGATCGACGTGCTCCAGCTGATCGCAACGCGTATCGAGCCGACGCTCGCACTTGTCATTTCGAGCGTGGTCCTGTCGATCCTGATTGCCGTGCCGATGGCATCGATCGCGGCGCGCAATGCCGGACGGAGCCTGGATCACGCGGTCCGCATCATTTCCACCTTCGGCATAGGCTTTCCGCCGTTCTGGCTCGGGCTGATGCTTATCATCCTGTTCAGCGTGAAGCTCGACCTGCTGCCGGTCTCCGGTTATGGATCGACCCTGGGCGAAAAGCTGTCGCATCTGGTCCTGCCGAGCCTGACGATCGCGTTGTCCCTGTCGACCGTGCTGACCCGAAGCCTGCGGGCGGCGATGATCGAGCAACTCAAATCGGATGTGTCTACAGCGGCGCGCGCCCGCGGCATGCCGGAACGTGTTGTTTTCTGGCGCCATGTGCTGCCCAATTCGCTGGTGCCGACGATCAATCTTCTCGCCGTCAACACCGGCTGGCTGATCGGCGGCACGGTGGTCATCGAAAGTGTCTTTGCGCTTCCCGGCATGGGCCAGCTTCTCGTGCGCGCCATCTTTTCGCGCGACTACATGGTCGTGCAGGGTGTTGCCATGGTGTTTGCCTGCGCCACCGTGCTCGTGAACTTTCTGGCGGATATCGCCACCGTCGCGGCCGACCCGAGGGTAAAGATATGA
- a CDS encoding ABC transporter permease, whose product MSAGAISITASGWRTFLGRRTMLMAGAGFLLFFVLLAVAAPLIAPYDPILQDGGARLQPPSLLHPFGTDNFGRDILSRIIWGARVDLQIALIGVAFPFVIGTILGTVAGFFGGIVDALFMRIVDIILAFPFLVLMLSIITILGPGLGSFYIAMALVGWVSYARLIRAQILVLKNNDYAVAAVSLGFGRMRIMFRHLLPNAIAGSIVFSMSDAVLVLLSGAAVSYLGLGVQPPVAEWGVMVAEGQSFITTAWWITLFPGLSIVFLAFGFSMLGDALGELLGVHE is encoded by the coding sequence ATGAGCGCCGGTGCCATATCCATCACGGCTTCTGGCTGGAGAACTTTCCTCGGCCGGCGCACGATGCTGATGGCCGGGGCCGGCTTCCTCCTGTTCTTCGTACTGCTCGCCGTCGCGGCGCCATTGATCGCGCCTTATGACCCGATCCTGCAGGACGGCGGTGCCCGCCTGCAGCCGCCATCCTTGCTGCATCCCTTCGGCACGGATAATTTCGGTCGCGACATCCTCTCCCGCATCATCTGGGGCGCACGGGTGGACCTGCAGATCGCACTGATCGGCGTCGCGTTTCCGTTCGTCATCGGGACCATCCTCGGTACTGTCGCGGGCTTCTTCGGCGGCATAGTCGATGCGCTTTTCATGCGGATCGTCGATATCATCCTCGCTTTTCCGTTTCTGGTGCTGATGCTGTCGATCATCACCATCCTTGGGCCGGGGCTCGGCAGCTTCTATATTGCCATGGCCCTGGTCGGCTGGGTTTCCTACGCTCGCTTGATCCGGGCGCAGATCCTGGTCCTCAAGAACAATGACTATGCCGTCGCAGCGGTCAGCCTCGGCTTCGGCCGGATGCGGATCATGTTTCGCCACCTGCTGCCGAACGCGATTGCCGGTTCGATCGTTTTTTCCATGTCGGATGCAGTGCTGGTTCTGCTAAGCGGCGCTGCCGTCAGCTATCTGGGACTCGGCGTGCAGCCGCCGGTAGCGGAATGGGGCGTGATGGTTGCCGAAGGCCAGAGCTTCATCACCACGGCCTGGTGGATCACGCTGTTTCCCGGCCTCTCCATCGTCTTCCTCGCCTTCGGATTCAGCATGCTCGGCGATGCGCTCGGCGAATTGCTGGGAGTGCACGAATGA
- a CDS encoding dipeptide ABC transporter ATP-binding protein: MSAPVLSVRNLTVKAHLDDETRMLLDAVSLDLARGEILGLVGESGSGKSLFCRSLVRLLPSSRLRIEGGSALLEGRELTTLSDSEMLKVRGGEIGMIFQNPTSHLDPVMRIGDQIAEGIRYHQGLDARAARAAATEILSQVGFPDPLRQYDSYPHEFSGGMRQRAMIGVALSCNPKILIADEPTTALDVTIQAQILALLMDLRDRRGLSIILITHDLGIVAQTCDRIAVMRGGRLLEQGPKRQILSQPQDPYTIRLIQSHPSMPDTKPLAAVAALPAAASVKPILEIDDLHVRFPVGGGLFRGSATKTVSAVSGVSLQIMPGETVGIVGESGSGKSTLARAILGLTPISSGHVSFEGVDLALQRNAALAKLRRETAMVFQDPFNALNPRLTIGQTIGEVLAVQGKVEKADIPARIGELLDLVGLEREFANRKPRSMSGGQCQRAGIARALAVDPKLIIADECVAALDVTIQAQIIALFRDLAARMNLTLVFIAHDLAIVRNLCTRTVVMYRGAVVEEGPSEQVFSHPKHAYTAALVAAIPDIDPDKPLLGAIPEPTADILPSIKRMP, from the coding sequence ATGAGCGCTCCGGTTCTTTCCGTCCGCAATCTCACCGTCAAGGCGCATCTCGACGACGAGACGCGCATGCTGCTCGACGCCGTATCGCTCGATCTGGCGCGAGGCGAAATTCTCGGGCTGGTCGGTGAAAGCGGCTCCGGCAAAAGCTTGTTCTGCCGATCGCTGGTGCGGCTGCTTCCTTCTTCGCGATTGCGGATCGAGGGTGGTTCCGCCCTGCTCGAGGGACGCGAACTGACGACCTTGAGCGATAGCGAGATGCTGAAGGTTCGCGGCGGCGAGATCGGCATGATCTTTCAGAACCCGACAAGCCATCTCGATCCGGTGATGCGGATCGGCGACCAGATAGCCGAAGGTATCCGCTATCATCAGGGTCTCGATGCCAGGGCGGCGCGCGCGGCGGCGACGGAGATCCTGTCGCAGGTCGGTTTCCCCGATCCGCTCCGGCAGTACGACAGCTATCCACACGAATTTTCCGGCGGTATGCGCCAGCGGGCAATGATCGGTGTGGCTCTGTCCTGCAATCCGAAGATCCTGATTGCCGACGAACCCACCACCGCCCTTGACGTCACCATCCAGGCCCAGATCCTGGCGCTGCTGATGGATCTGCGCGACCGTCGCGGCCTGTCGATCATCCTCATCACCCATGATCTCGGAATCGTGGCGCAGACATGCGATCGCATCGCCGTCATGCGGGGCGGCCGGTTGCTGGAACAGGGACCGAAGCGGCAGATCCTCTCGCAACCGCAGGACCCCTACACAATCAGGCTGATCCAAAGTCATCCGTCGATGCCGGACACGAAGCCCCTTGCTGCAGTTGCGGCCCTGCCGGCCGCCGCATCCGTGAAGCCTATTCTGGAGATCGACGACCTGCATGTGCGGTTCCCTGTCGGGGGCGGCCTTTTCAGAGGGAGTGCTACGAAAACGGTCTCCGCCGTCTCCGGCGTCAGCCTGCAGATCATGCCTGGCGAGACGGTCGGCATCGTCGGCGAATCCGGTAGCGGCAAGAGCACGCTTGCACGCGCGATACTGGGCCTTACGCCGATCTCCTCCGGCCATGTAAGCTTCGAGGGCGTCGACCTTGCCCTGCAGCGCAATGCTGCGCTGGCGAAACTGCGGCGCGAGACGGCGATGGTCTTCCAGGATCCATTCAATGCCTTAAACCCGCGCCTCACCATCGGCCAGACGATCGGTGAGGTTTTGGCCGTTCAGGGGAAGGTCGAGAAGGCCGATATTCCTGCCCGCATTGGCGAATTGCTTGACCTCGTCGGGCTGGAGCGCGAGTTCGCCAATCGCAAGCCGCGCTCGATGAGTGGCGGCCAATGCCAGCGTGCAGGCATCGCCCGCGCCCTGGCCGTCGATCCGAAGTTGATCATCGCCGACGAATGTGTTGCCGCGCTCGACGTCACCATCCAGGCGCAGATCATCGCGCTTTTCCGGGATCTGGCAGCAAGGATGAACCTGACGCTCGTCTTCATCGCCCATGATCTGGCGATCGTCCGCAATCTGTGCACCCGCACCGTGGTGATGTATCGCGGCGCAGTCGTTGAGGAAGGGCCTTCGGAACAGGTCTTCTCTCACCCGAAACATGCCTATACGGCAGCACTCGTCGCCGCGATCCCCGATATTGACCCGGACAAGCCGCTGCTCGGCGCCATTCCCGAGCCAACAGCAGACATTCTCCCATCAATCAAACGCATGCCATAA